Proteins from a single region of Thamnophis elegans isolate rThaEle1 chromosome 17, rThaEle1.pri, whole genome shotgun sequence:
- the TOMM40L gene encoding mitochondrial import receptor subunit TOM40B — protein MGNILAPFSAPRKGARRAEGLSNPGSFDELHRKCKDVFPQQIEGVKLIINKSLSSHFQVAHTIHMSTIGHSGYHLNTTYVGDQQLSPTEVSENRLFPVKMGFNLSFGS, from the exons atGGGGAATATATTGGCTCCCTTCTCCGCCCCACGGAAAGGGGCTCGCCGGGCTGAAGGACTCTCCAACCCGGGTAGCTTCGACGAACTTCACCGCAAATGCAAAG ATGTTTTCCCCCAACAAATAGAAGGCGTCAAACTGATAATTAATAAATCTCTCAGTAGCCATTTCCAG GTAGCCCACACCATTCACATGAGCACCATTGGCCACTCAGGTTACCATCTGAACACGACGTATGTTGGAGACCAGCAGCTCAGTCCTACAGAGGTGAGTGAAAATAGATTATTTCCGGTCAAAATGGGATTTAATTTGTCTTTTGGGTCCTAA
- the LOC116520136 gene encoding succinate dehydrogenase cytochrome b560 subunit, mitochondrial-like, which translates to MACKIMWTLPMLMSITHRGTGVGMSLGVSLFAVSALALPGQFPDYLDMIKSFSLGPALIYSAKFALALPLTYHTWNGIRHLAWDMGVGFKIPQLYQSGVLVLILTVFSSLGIAAM; encoded by the exons ATGGCTTGCAAAATCAT gTGGACCCTGCCGATGTTGATGTCCATCACTCACCGCGGGACCGGCGTGGGAATGAGTCTAG GTGTGTCTCTGTTTGCGGTCAGTGCCTTGGCTCTTCCTGGACAGTTTCCCGACTACCTGGATATGATTAAGTCGTTCTCCCTGGGACCCGCTCTAATTTATTCTGCCAAGTTTGCTTTGGCCCTCCCTCTGACCTATCACACCTGGAATGGGATTCGGCATTTG GCCTGGGACATGGGCGTGGGTTTCAAGATACCCCAGTTGTACCAGTCAGGTGTACTGGTTCTCATCCTGACGGTTTTCTCTTCCCTTGGGATCGCGGCCATGTGA
- the CFAP126 gene encoding protein Flattop, whose protein sequence is MATHFSSGQYEDAYNPRNLQSWSLPKVTKVHPSAREGFTQIIANDRGHLLPSIPRSKASPWGTYMTTWDMPLKIPPAKVSLTSRSIDAAARLTEWMNKSAALSQACNGLCPEIVGKPSIPVIKEAVSNHPRNSGKTSERPVSSGKMPAFEEVGSRVGATPNGPLSRQPGSMDLRLKDVGGPNAQDAYELEAKPPQERNSDDIPLSRQPGCMDLRLKDTSPQLSTSNRPGSREPTPRRTISAEAPPSGRPRSRETRPKGLGTPDHLSPCRPGSLEANPRPGSLQVNPRGDRSPEVLPPSRPLTKSRQGLEVPQTGGAERNAFRPLSST, encoded by the exons TACGAAGATGCCTATAACCCACGGAATTTGCAAAGCTGGAGTCTTCCCAAGGTTACTAAAGTG CATCCTTCAGCCCGGGAAGGGTTTACTCAAATTATAGCAAATGACAGAGGCCACTTACTACCTTCCATCCCACGCTCTAAG GCTTCCCCTTGGGGTACCTATATGACCACTTGGGATATGCCCCTCAAAATCCCACCGGCCAAGGTCTCACTCACCTCCCGTTCTATAGACGCGGCCGCCCGGCTCACCGAATGGATGAATAAATCGGCAGCCTTAAGCCAAGCGTGCAACGGATTGTGTCCAGAAATTGTCGGCAAG CCCTCCATCCCCGTGATCAAGGAAGCCGTCTCTAACCACCCCCGGAACTCCGGGAAAACGTCCGAGCGTCCTGTCTCTTCCGGCAAGATGCCGGCCTTCGAAGAAGTCGGCTCCCGGGTAGGGGCGACCCCCAACGGCCCACTGTCCCGTCAGCCCGGCAGCATGGATCTCCGGCTGAAAGACGTCGGTGGGCCCAACGCCCAGGACGCCTACGAGTTGGAGGCCAAGCCGCCGCAGGAGAGGAACAGCGACGACATCCCGCTGTCGCGTCAACCGGGTTGCATGGATCTGCGTCTGAAGGACACCAGCCCCCAGCTGTCCACCTCTAACCGCCCCGGCTCGCGGGAGCCCACCCCGAGGCGGACGATCTCCGCCGAGGCCCCTCCGTCCGGCCGACCCCGGTCCCGGGAAACGAGGCCCAAAGGCTTAGGGACCCCCGACCATTTGTCCCCTTGCCGTCCGGGGTCTCTGGAAGCCAACCCTCGTCCGGGGTCCCTGCAGGTCAACCCTCGGGGTGACCGTTCGCCGGAGGTGTTGCCCCCAAGCCGTCCCCTTACGAAAAGCAGGCAGGGGTTAGAGGTGCCCCAAACGGGAGGTGCCGAAAGGAACGCGTTCCGACCCCTTTCCTCTACATAA